Proteins from a genomic interval of Chroococcidiopsis thermalis PCC 7203:
- a CDS encoding carbon-nitrogen hydrolase family protein, with protein sequence MKSYLAAAVQMTSVPDLEKNLVQAEELIELAVRQGAELVTLPENFSYLGREEDKIAQAAAIASKSEKFLRTVAQRFQVTILGGGFPVPVDERKVYNTALLIGPSGEELACYQKVHLFDVNLPDGNTYHESSTVQAGTQLPVVYPSTELGHLGLSICYDVRFPELYRHLAYKGADVMFIPAAFTAYTGKDHWQILLQARAIENTCYILAPAQTGKHYALRQSHGHAMVIDPWGVILADAGDRPGVAIAEINPVRLEQVRRQMPSLQHRVFV encoded by the coding sequence ATGAAGTCTTATCTCGCTGCTGCCGTTCAAATGACTAGCGTGCCTGACCTAGAGAAAAATTTGGTACAGGCTGAAGAATTAATCGAACTTGCCGTCCGCCAAGGCGCGGAGTTGGTCACCTTGCCGGAAAACTTCTCCTATTTGGGACGGGAAGAGGATAAAATTGCCCAAGCAGCAGCGATCGCCTCGAAAAGCGAAAAATTTCTCCGAACTGTCGCGCAACGGTTTCAAGTAACAATTCTCGGTGGCGGGTTTCCTGTACCAGTTGACGAGCGCAAAGTTTATAATACAGCCTTACTGATTGGACCAAGTGGGGAAGAACTCGCCTGCTATCAAAAGGTACACTTATTTGATGTCAACTTACCTGATGGCAATACTTACCACGAATCCAGTACCGTACAAGCTGGAACGCAGTTACCAGTGGTTTATCCCTCTACAGAATTGGGTCATCTAGGGCTTTCCATTTGCTACGATGTCCGCTTTCCCGAACTCTACCGCCACTTAGCATACAAGGGAGCCGATGTGATGTTTATCCCAGCGGCTTTTACGGCATACACTGGTAAAGACCATTGGCAAATCTTGTTACAAGCTAGAGCAATTGAAAATACTTGTTATATTCTTGCCCCCGCGCAGACAGGGAAACATTACGCCCTACGTCAGTCTCACGGACATGCAATGGTTATCGATCCTTGGGGAGTTATTTTAGCCGATGCAGGCGATCGCCCAGGCGTAGCGATCGCGGAAATTAATCCCGTTCGTCTCGAACAAGTCCGTCGTCAAATGCCTTCGTTACAGCATCGGGTGTTTGTTTAA
- the fba gene encoding class II fructose-bisphosphate aldolase (catalyzes the reversible aldol condensation of dihydroxyacetonephosphate and glyceraldehyde 3-phosphate in the Calvin cycle, glycolysis, and/or gluconeogenesis): MALVPMRLMLDHAAENGYGIPAFNVNNMEQIQAIMQAAKETDSPVILQASRGARKYAGENFLRHLILAAVETYPYIPIAMHQDHGNEPATCYSAIKNGFTSVMMDGSLEADAKSPASYEYNVNVTREVVKVAHALGVSVEGELGCLGSLETGMGEAEDGHGFEGKLSQDQLLTDPDQAVDFVEQTQVDALAVAIGTSHGAYKFTRKPTGEILAISRIEEIHRRLPNTHLVMHGSSSVPEDLLALINQYGGKIPETYGVPVEEIQKGIKSGVRKVNIDTDNRLAITAAVREALAKDAKEFDPRHFLKPSIKYMQKVCADRYQQFSAAGNASKIKQISTDDFAAKYAKGELNAITKKTATV, encoded by the coding sequence ATGGCGCTCGTACCAATGCGGCTGATGTTGGATCACGCGGCAGAGAATGGATACGGCATTCCAGCTTTCAACGTGAATAACATGGAGCAGATCCAAGCAATCATGCAGGCTGCTAAAGAAACAGACAGCCCCGTGATTCTACAAGCCTCTCGTGGCGCTCGTAAGTATGCAGGTGAAAACTTCCTGCGTCACCTAATTTTGGCAGCAGTAGAAACTTATCCTTATATTCCTATTGCCATGCATCAAGATCATGGTAACGAGCCTGCTACTTGCTATTCAGCAATCAAGAACGGCTTTACCAGCGTCATGATGGATGGTTCTCTGGAAGCTGACGCTAAATCCCCAGCTAGCTATGAATACAATGTCAACGTTACCCGCGAAGTTGTAAAAGTAGCTCACGCTCTAGGCGTTAGTGTAGAAGGCGAACTCGGTTGCTTGGGTTCTTTAGAAACTGGCATGGGTGAAGCTGAAGACGGACATGGTTTTGAGGGTAAATTGTCCCAGGATCAATTGTTAACCGATCCAGATCAAGCAGTTGATTTCGTAGAGCAAACTCAAGTAGATGCTTTGGCAGTGGCAATTGGAACCAGCCACGGCGCTTACAAGTTTACCCGCAAGCCAACAGGCGAAATTTTGGCGATTAGCCGCATTGAAGAAATCCACCGTCGTTTGCCAAACACTCACTTGGTCATGCACGGTTCTTCCTCAGTACCCGAAGACTTGCTGGCTCTAATCAACCAGTACGGCGGAAAAATTCCCGAAACCTACGGCGTGCCAGTAGAAGAGATTCAAAAAGGAATCAAGAGTGGAGTACGGAAGGTAAATATCGATACCGACAACCGCTTGGCAATCACTGCTGCGGTACGGGAAGCTCTAGCTAAAGATGCTAAAGAATTTGACCCCCGCCACTTCCTGAAGCCTTCCATCAAGTACATGCAAAAAGTCTGTGCCGATCGCTATCAGCAATTTAGCGCTGCTGGCAACGCTAGCAAGATCAAGCAAATTTCTACCGATGATTTTGCTGCTAAGTATGCTAAAGGCGAATTAAACGCTATCACCAAAAAGACTGCAACCGTGTAA
- a CDS encoding GNAT family N-acetyltransferase: MGFWKGWFSGSETATGTKTAPVEEEAVESMGFSALNGESIVFSTDRNIDLYELEELCDAVGWARRPLRKVKKAIQHSFLVVSMWQVRGTQRRLIGFARATSDHAFNATIWDVVVHPSFQGKGLGKALMKYAIKKLRAEDISNITLFADPHVVDFYRGMGFMTDPEGIKGMFWYPN, translated from the coding sequence ATGGGTTTTTGGAAAGGCTGGTTTAGCGGTTCTGAAACTGCTACCGGAACCAAGACAGCGCCAGTAGAGGAGGAAGCCGTCGAATCTATGGGCTTTTCTGCTCTAAATGGTGAAAGTATTGTTTTTAGCACCGATCGCAACATCGACCTTTACGAGTTGGAAGAACTTTGCGATGCTGTCGGTTGGGCGCGTCGTCCTCTCCGTAAGGTTAAAAAAGCGATTCAGCACAGCTTTCTCGTCGTGTCGATGTGGCAAGTACGAGGAACTCAGCGAAGGCTAATTGGATTTGCCCGTGCTACTTCAGATCATGCCTTCAACGCTACTATTTGGGATGTCGTCGTGCATCCTAGCTTTCAGGGAAAGGGGCTAGGTAAGGCATTGATGAAATACGCAATTAAAAAACTTCGTGCTGAGGACATCAGCAACATTACTCTGTTTGCCGACCCCCACGTGGTAGATTTTTATCGGGGTATGGGTTTTATGACCGATCCTGAAGGGATTAAGGGGATGTTTTGGTATCCCAATTAG
- a CDS encoding alpha/beta fold hydrolase: MATIEIAGVRHVYELTAPTTFPHALVFVHGWLLSRAYWQPLIERLAVDYQCLSYDLRGFGQSHAISSQEKAEADTRALALNGSNATKEDNSPYSPTAYARDLKCLLQELNISSAWLIGHSLGGTIALWTAQQMPQSVQGVICVNAGGGIYLKESFEQFRAVGTQLVKLRPRWLPLLPLVDLWMTRANVAKAIARSWGRQRIVDLAIAHPEAALGALLDSTTETEINRLPQIVSQLQQPVYFLAGDKDKIMEPKYVRHLASFHPLFQACGENAIEIPECGHLAMLEQTDMVAEQIRAIVTQYK, encoded by the coding sequence ATGGCAACCATAGAGATTGCGGGAGTGCGTCACGTTTACGAGTTGACTGCACCGACGACTTTTCCCCATGCTTTGGTATTCGTTCACGGTTGGCTCCTCAGCCGTGCCTACTGGCAACCTCTGATTGAAAGGCTGGCAGTAGACTATCAATGTTTATCTTACGATTTGCGTGGCTTTGGTCAATCTCACGCCATTTCTTCTCAAGAGAAGGCTGAAGCAGATACTCGGGCTCTGGCGTTAAATGGCTCCAATGCTACAAAAGAAGATAATTCTCCCTATTCACCCACTGCTTATGCTCGCGATTTGAAATGTTTATTGCAGGAACTTAACATTTCCAGCGCTTGGTTGATCGGTCACTCCCTTGGCGGGACGATCGCGCTCTGGACGGCTCAGCAAATGCCCCAGTCCGTACAGGGGGTCATTTGCGTGAATGCTGGTGGCGGAATTTATCTGAAGGAATCTTTCGAGCAATTTCGCGCTGTTGGGACTCAGTTGGTGAAACTTCGTCCCCGTTGGTTGCCTTTATTACCGTTAGTCGATTTATGGATGACGCGGGCAAATGTCGCCAAGGCGATCGCCCGCTCGTGGGGTCGTCAGCGCATTGTCGATCTAGCGATCGCTCATCCAGAAGCAGCTCTAGGAGCGCTTCTAGACTCTACTACGGAGACTGAAATTAATCGCTTACCACAGATCGTGTCACAACTCCAACAACCAGTTTATTTTCTGGCAGGAGACAAAGACAAGATTATGGAACCAAAATACGTCCGCCATCTTGCCAGTTTTCACCCCTTGTTTCAAGCCTGTGGCGAAAATGCGATCGAAATTCCTGAATGCGGACATTTGGCAATGTTAGAACAAACAGATATGGTCGCCGAGCAAATTCGAGCTATAGTGACGCAGTACAAATAG
- a CDS encoding LapA family protein, which yields MAAIRFFLLLILLGGLTVLLVQNWTPVLSLVFLGGQTQALPLSIWILFSVAAGAITSIFIASCFQIASYFAQPRAKKQRRRAAKTSTRFASEEKNPNKTPDPPKTNTYSYTASSPRPTQPSVQESDGWDTTANDDWNFTEDTEPATQDPPDRQEYIDRAVADRKRSSNLDDDWDYVPQDTQRQPQERQKNYASDETNRPTSNDTNEPNEPKSSDRSASVYSYSAREPKNSGIGRTESVYDAEYRVLTPPYKQQNTSSPPPSNRPQNNDDDDWGFVDDEDWKVDNEDDSSRSEK from the coding sequence ATGGCTGCCATCCGCTTCTTTCTTTTATTGATATTACTGGGAGGTCTGACGGTACTGCTGGTGCAAAACTGGACACCAGTACTGTCTTTGGTATTTTTAGGCGGACAAACTCAGGCATTACCTTTGTCAATCTGGATTTTGTTTAGCGTTGCTGCTGGTGCAATAACCTCAATATTCATTGCCAGTTGTTTTCAAATCGCTAGCTATTTTGCCCAACCGAGAGCGAAAAAGCAGCGCCGTCGAGCCGCAAAAACTTCGACTCGGTTTGCTTCAGAAGAGAAAAATCCTAACAAAACGCCAGACCCTCCTAAAACAAATACCTACAGCTATACTGCTAGTTCTCCACGACCAACTCAACCATCCGTGCAAGAATCGGACGGATGGGACACTACAGCTAATGACGATTGGAACTTTACTGAAGATACAGAACCCGCCACGCAAGATCCCCCCGATCGCCAAGAGTATATCGATCGCGCTGTTGCGGACAGAAAACGCAGTAGCAACCTTGATGATGACTGGGATTACGTTCCTCAAGACACTCAGCGTCAACCCCAAGAGCGGCAAAAAAACTATGCTAGCGATGAGACCAATCGCCCAACTAGCAATGATACTAACGAACCTAATGAACCCAAAAGTAGCGATCGCTCTGCTTCAGTTTACTCCTATAGCGCTCGCGAACCAAAAAATTCAGGTATAGGTAGAACCGAATCAGTCTATGATGCCGAGTACCGCGTTCTTACCCCACCCTACAAACAACAAAATACGTCTTCGCCACCACCCAGTAACCGCCCTCAAAATAACGATGACGATGATTGGGGATTTGTGGATGACGAAGACTGGAAGGTGGATAACGAGGACGATTCGTCCCGTTCAGAAAAATAA
- a CDS encoding flavin prenyltransferase UbiX, with the protein MRNNLPLILGVSGASGLIYAVRAVKYLLEADYEIELVASKSAYMVWQAEQNIRMPVEPLQQEQFWRQQARVESLGKLRCHPWGDVGANIASGSFRTLGMIVMPCSMSTVAKLANGLSSDLLERAADVQLKEGRKLIVVPRETPFSLIHLRNLTTLAEAGARIVPAIPAWYHNPKTVEDLVDFVVARTLDQLDIDCIPIERWQGR; encoded by the coding sequence ATGAGGAATAATCTACCGCTGATCCTGGGCGTCAGCGGGGCATCAGGATTAATTTATGCCGTCCGAGCGGTGAAATATCTCTTGGAGGCAGACTACGAGATCGAGCTAGTTGCCTCCAAATCAGCCTACATGGTTTGGCAGGCGGAACAAAATATTCGGATGCCTGTAGAACCCTTGCAACAAGAGCAATTTTGGCGACAGCAGGCAAGGGTAGAATCTCTAGGAAAACTCCGCTGCCATCCTTGGGGAGATGTAGGCGCTAACATTGCCAGCGGCTCGTTTCGTACGCTAGGCATGATAGTCATGCCTTGTAGTATGAGTACGGTAGCAAAGCTTGCCAATGGTTTGAGTTCCGACTTGCTCGAACGCGCTGCTGATGTCCAGTTGAAAGAAGGGCGCAAGCTGATTGTCGTGCCTAGAGAAACCCCCTTTAGTCTGATTCACCTCCGCAACCTCACCACGCTAGCAGAGGCAGGCGCTAGAATTGTGCCAGCAATCCCTGCTTGGTATCACAATCCAAAAACTGTCGAAGACTTAGTGGATTTTGTCGTTGCTCGTACCTTAGATCAACTCGATATCGACTGCATTCCAATCGAACGATGGCAAGGACGATAA
- a CDS encoding ribonuclease R family protein has protein sequence MEFSIATLLGNFTSDKLVAAKALEKKLDYQDESSIQRLFIALDVLEKIGVLVKEHGKYRRVREEGTIEAKLRCSSKGFCFAIQEAEGAEDIYIRESHLSNAWNGDRVLVKLTKEGSRRRSPEGEVQLILERANQSLLARIKQTDTNFRAVPLDDRLLFEIELQPDDHDLAQAIDYLVHVEILRYPIAQYPPLGRVVQVLGSDAEAASDVELVSCKHNLPRAFSSSVLEAAVELPAQISRKEFKTRSDLRPLLTLSFRESADDTTYVENAFTLEKTTTGQWQLGVHTADLAYFIDPDTPLDREGLKRSSSVYLGEKILPLFPDAVAQRSAFEPESDRRAISVLLTLDAATGQIVEFEIQPSAIQVDYQLDAEVVENILSDRSAELGLPAAVVEKVGQLAVLSKALQEQRQARGSFALNLPPRQYSYYDEGRLGVLTQGEPKLSELVTELLLLANQVVAEHLNALGVPAIYRIQPPPDVEDVQETIKLAANLGVELGLDREDAVHAGDYQEFTEQFARSPQAEQVLTYLLRDTLKPSAYSSKFQPYFSLALPGYTHSHAPLRRFADLIVQRVLHTIFEQGRDRRTTRAKDSINLRHSSSHGKIGWNVLPPETQQELEVYIAGAIAQLNERDKEVQEAEDDLVGLQKAQLMKQRIGDVFEGIITGVQSYGFFVEIEVSDTKGRTLRVEGLVHVSSLKDDWYEYRGRQQALFGRKNRAAYRLGDRVSVQVKSVDYYRQQIDLVTVNGDRMLSGDRLEDTSPLDNDLSDDSDTYFDDEE, from the coding sequence ATGGAGTTTTCAATCGCTACACTACTAGGTAATTTCACAAGTGATAAATTAGTTGCAGCAAAAGCCCTAGAAAAAAAACTAGATTATCAAGACGAAAGTAGTATTCAAAGGTTATTTATTGCCCTAGACGTACTGGAAAAAATCGGTGTTTTGGTTAAGGAACACGGTAAGTATCGTCGGGTAAGAGAAGAAGGAACAATTGAGGCTAAACTTCGTTGTTCTAGTAAAGGCTTTTGCTTTGCAATTCAAGAAGCTGAGGGAGCAGAAGATATATACATTCGCGAAAGTCATCTAAGTAATGCTTGGAATGGCGATCGCGTTTTAGTGAAACTGACGAAAGAAGGTAGCCGTCGTCGCAGTCCCGAAGGCGAAGTCCAACTCATTTTAGAACGGGCAAATCAAAGTCTGTTAGCAAGAATCAAGCAAACAGATACTAATTTTAGAGCTGTTCCTCTAGACGATCGCCTCCTATTTGAAATCGAACTGCAACCCGACGATCACGACTTAGCACAAGCGATTGACTATTTAGTACATGTAGAAATCCTCCGCTATCCCATTGCCCAATATCCTCCTTTAGGCAGAGTGGTACAAGTTTTAGGCAGCGATGCCGAAGCCGCCTCAGATGTAGAGTTGGTGTCGTGCAAGCACAACCTACCCCGTGCCTTTTCCTCATCCGTGCTTGAAGCAGCGGTCGAATTACCAGCTCAAATTAGCCGCAAAGAATTCAAAACTAGAAGCGATCTGCGTCCGCTCCTCACCTTAAGTTTCCGAGAGTCAGCGGACGATACGACCTATGTTGAAAATGCTTTTACTTTGGAAAAAACGACGACGGGACAGTGGCAATTAGGCGTTCATACTGCCGATCTTGCCTACTTTATCGATCCAGATACGCCTTTAGATCGTGAAGGGTTGAAACGTTCCAGCAGCGTTTACCTGGGAGAAAAAATTCTGCCTTTATTCCCCGATGCGGTGGCGCAACGGAGTGCATTCGAGCCAGAAAGCGATCGCCGTGCCATTTCCGTTCTACTAACTTTGGATGCAGCAACCGGACAAATCGTGGAGTTTGAAATTCAACCGAGCGCGATCCAAGTTGATTACCAACTCGATGCTGAAGTTGTAGAGAATATTCTCAGCGATCGCAGTGCAGAACTAGGACTACCAGCCGCAGTGGTAGAAAAAGTAGGGCAGCTAGCAGTATTAAGCAAAGCCTTGCAAGAGCAAAGACAAGCTAGAGGTAGCTTTGCCCTCAATTTACCACCTCGTCAGTACTCCTACTACGACGAAGGCAGGTTAGGAGTTCTGACTCAAGGAGAACCCAAACTCTCCGAATTGGTCACTGAGTTGTTGTTATTAGCAAATCAAGTTGTTGCCGAGCATCTAAACGCTTTGGGCGTGCCTGCGATTTATCGCATTCAACCGCCTCCCGATGTCGAAGACGTGCAAGAAACAATCAAGCTAGCAGCTAACTTAGGAGTAGAGCTGGGCTTAGATCGAGAAGATGCCGTCCATGCAGGAGACTACCAAGAATTTACCGAGCAGTTTGCGCGATCGCCCCAAGCAGAACAAGTCTTGACTTATTTGTTACGGGATACGCTAAAGCCGAGTGCTTACAGCAGTAAATTCCAGCCATACTTTAGCTTAGCTCTACCTGGCTACACCCACTCTCACGCTCCCTTGCGGCGGTTTGCCGATCTAATCGTTCAGCGAGTTTTACATACAATATTCGAGCAAGGGCGCGATCGCCGGACTACACGGGCAAAAGACAGCATAAATTTACGTCATAGCTCCTCTCATGGCAAAATTGGCTGGAACGTCTTGCCTCCAGAAACGCAGCAGGAGCTAGAAGTTTATATTGCAGGTGCGATCGCGCAGTTGAACGAGCGAGACAAGGAAGTTCAGGAAGCCGAAGACGATTTAGTTGGGTTACAAAAAGCTCAACTGATGAAACAGCGCATCGGCGACGTGTTTGAAGGCATTATTACCGGAGTCCAGTCCTACGGCTTTTTCGTGGAAATAGAAGTCTCCGACACTAAAGGCAGAACGTTGCGAGTTGAAGGCTTAGTCCACGTCAGTTCTCTCAAAGATGACTGGTACGAGTATCGCGGCAGACAACAAGCTTTATTTGGGCGGAAAAACCGTGCTGCATATCGTTTAGGCGATCGCGTTTCCGTACAAGTCAAGAGCGTAGACTACTACCGCCAGCAAATCGACTTAGTGACAGTTAACGGCGATCGAATGCTTAGTGGCGATCGGCTAGAGGACACCTCACCCCTCGATAACGACTTGAGCGACGACTCAGATACGTATTTTGACGATGAGGAATAA
- a CDS encoding thioredoxin domain-containing protein, producing the protein MTNRLAQTQSLYLRKHAENPIDWWFWCDEALAKAKAENKPIFLSIGYSSCHWCTVMEGEAFSDLAVAAYLNANFLPIKVDREERPDIDSIYMQALQMMTGQGGWPLNIFLAPEDLVPFYGGTYFPLEPRYGRPGFLQVLQALRRYYDTEKQDLRSRQEAILEAIQQAAILPNTQPLNSALLRQGIETSTGIITGGDYGTKFPMIPYADLALRGWRFLPVWKDNFRYNLPESCTQRGIDLALGGIYDHVGGGFHRYTVDPTWTVPHFEKMLYDNGQIVEYLANLWSAGVKEPAFERAIALTVKWLQREMTAPEGYFYAAQDADSFIHPEEAEPEEGAFYVWSYSELENILTSEELTAIQAEFTVTPQGNFEGKNVLQRRQVGILSETVESALKKLFQVRYGSTVEELEIFPPARNNQEAKTQTWAGRIPAVTDTKMIVAWNSLMISGLARAAIVFQQNDYLDLAVRAANFILENQWVDGRFHRLNYDGKAAVMAQSEDYAQFIKALLDLHQASLVETLHVETLHVTSLHWLEKAIAVQTEFDELLWSVELGGYFNTAKDASQELIIRERSYMDNATPAANGVAIANLVRLALLTEDLTYLDRAEQGLQAFSSAMHQHPQACPSLFTAFDWYSHCTTIRTSQQQIETFLTQYLPAAVLTQADNLPDSSVGLVCKGLTCLAPAETLEKMQQQIQQSQMRGM; encoded by the coding sequence ATGACTAATCGTCTGGCTCAAACTCAAAGCCTTTATCTACGCAAGCACGCTGAAAACCCGATTGATTGGTGGTTCTGGTGTGATGAGGCTTTGGCAAAGGCAAAAGCAGAAAATAAGCCAATCTTTCTGTCGATTGGTTATTCTAGCTGTCACTGGTGTACGGTCATGGAGGGAGAAGCTTTTTCCGATCTTGCCGTGGCAGCATACTTGAATGCTAACTTTTTGCCAATTAAGGTAGATCGAGAAGAACGTCCCGATATTGACAGTATCTACATGCAAGCCTTGCAGATGATGACTGGTCAAGGGGGTTGGCCTTTAAATATCTTTCTCGCGCCAGAAGATTTAGTTCCATTTTATGGTGGAACTTATTTTCCCTTAGAACCGCGATACGGTAGACCAGGATTTTTACAGGTTCTGCAAGCGCTGCGCCGTTATTACGATACCGAAAAACAGGATCTGCGATCGCGCCAGGAAGCAATTCTCGAAGCTATCCAGCAAGCTGCTATTCTCCCCAATACCCAGCCTTTAAATTCAGCATTACTACGTCAAGGAATTGAAACCAGTACGGGAATTATTACAGGTGGCGACTACGGAACTAAATTTCCCATGATTCCTTATGCTGACTTAGCTTTACGGGGGTGGCGTTTCTTGCCCGTCTGGAAAGATAATTTTCGCTACAATCTCCCAGAATCTTGTACTCAGCGTGGGATCGATTTAGCTTTGGGAGGAATTTACGACCACGTAGGGGGTGGCTTCCATCGCTACACTGTCGATCCGACTTGGACAGTCCCCCACTTTGAAAAGATGCTCTACGATAACGGGCAAATTGTCGAGTATTTAGCAAATTTGTGGAGTGCGGGAGTCAAAGAACCAGCTTTTGAAAGGGCGATCGCGCTGACTGTAAAATGGTTGCAACGAGAAATGACGGCTCCTGAAGGCTATTTTTATGCCGCTCAAGATGCTGATAGTTTTATACATCCAGAAGAAGCAGAGCCAGAGGAAGGAGCGTTTTACGTTTGGAGTTACAGCGAATTAGAGAATATCCTAACTTCAGAAGAATTAACTGCAATACAGGCAGAATTTACCGTCACTCCCCAAGGCAATTTTGAAGGCAAAAATGTTTTACAACGCCGCCAAGTTGGTATTTTAAGTGAGACAGTAGAATCAGCTTTGAAAAAACTGTTTCAAGTGCGCTACGGTTCTACAGTTGAAGAATTAGAGATTTTCCCTCCTGCTAGAAATAACCAAGAAGCAAAAACTCAAACTTGGGCGGGGAGAATTCCGGCTGTCACCGATACCAAAATGATTGTTGCCTGGAATAGTTTGATGATTTCAGGTTTAGCAAGAGCTGCTATCGTATTCCAACAAAATGATTATTTAGATTTGGCTGTTCGTGCAGCAAACTTCATCTTAGAAAATCAGTGGGTAGACGGGCGTTTTCATCGGCTGAATTATGATGGTAAAGCTGCTGTGATGGCGCAGTCGGAAGATTACGCCCAATTTATCAAAGCATTGTTGGATTTACATCAGGCATCACTTGTAGAGACGTTACATGTGGAGACGTTACATGTAACGTCTCTACATTGGTTGGAAAAAGCGATCGCAGTTCAAACAGAGTTTGATGAACTTTTGTGGAGTGTAGAACTAGGAGGCTATTTCAATACCGCTAAAGATGCGAGTCAGGAGTTAATTATTAGAGAACGCAGCTATATGGATAATGCGACTCCGGCGGCGAATGGAGTAGCGATCGCCAATCTCGTGCGGTTAGCTCTACTGACGGAAGATCTAACTTATCTCGATCGCGCCGAGCAAGGTTTACAGGCTTTTAGCAGTGCCATGCACCAACACCCACAAGCTTGCCCCAGTCTATTCACTGCTTTTGATTGGTATTCTCACTGTACGACGATTCGGACTTCACAACAGCAAATTGAGACATTTTTAACACAGTATCTTCCTGCTGCCGTACTGACCCAAGCAGATAACTTACCAGATTCCAGTGTTGGTCTAGTCTGTAAGGGTTTGACTTGTCTTGCACCTGCCGAAACCTTAGAAAAAATGCAACAACAGATTCAACAAAGCCAGATGAGAGGGATGTAG